Proteins from a genomic interval of Polaribacter sp. Q13:
- a CDS encoding MGMT family protein, with protein sequence MKESDNFFDKVYKVARLIPYGRVTSYGAIATYLGAARSARMVGWAMNKAHNLDDVPAHRVVNRKGLLTGKHHFDGTNLMQQLLENEGIMVVENQIQDLEKVFWNPIEELS encoded by the coding sequence GTGAAAGAATCCGATAATTTTTTTGATAAAGTTTACAAAGTCGCTCGACTAATTCCGTATGGTAGAGTTACCAGTTATGGCGCAATTGCCACGTATTTAGGAGCAGCAAGATCTGCAAGAATGGTAGGTTGGGCCATGAATAAAGCTCATAATTTAGACGATGTTCCTGCACATAGAGTAGTAAATAGAAAAGGATTACTTACAGGTAAGCATCATTTTGATGGTACAAACCTAATGCAACAATTACTAGAAAATGAAGGAATTATGGTTGTAGAAAATCAAATTCAAGACTTAGAAAAGGTGTTTTGGAATCCTATAGAAGAATTGTCTTAG
- the trmB gene encoding tRNA (guanosine(46)-N7)-methyltransferase TrmB yields MGSKNKLKRFKENETFKNVIQPTREEVVTEFSYKGKWHSFFGNNNPIVVELGCGKGEYTIALARKNPNKNYIGIDIKGARFWRGAKTAIEENLDNVAFVRTQIELVDFIFAENEVSEIWITFPDPQIKFQRTKHRMTNASFMKKYHHILNEDGIMNLKTDSEFMHGYTLGLLHGEGHEILYANHTVYKNEGAPKEVTETQTFYEKQYLEVDKPITYIKFRLKY; encoded by the coding sequence TTGGGAAGCAAAAACAAACTAAAACGTTTCAAAGAAAATGAAACGTTTAAAAATGTCATTCAGCCAACTAGAGAAGAAGTTGTAACAGAATTCTCTTATAAAGGTAAATGGCATTCTTTTTTTGGTAACAACAATCCTATTGTTGTAGAGTTAGGGTGTGGTAAAGGAGAATATACCATTGCTTTGGCTAGAAAAAATCCGAATAAAAATTATATTGGTATCGATATTAAAGGCGCTCGCTTTTGGAGAGGCGCAAAAACTGCAATAGAAGAAAATCTAGATAATGTAGCTTTTGTAAGAACTCAAATAGAGTTGGTCGATTTTATTTTTGCAGAAAATGAAGTTTCAGAAATTTGGATTACGTTCCCAGATCCTCAAATAAAATTTCAGCGTACAAAACATAGGATGACTAATGCTAGTTTTATGAAAAAATACCATCATATTCTTAATGAAGATGGTATCATGAATCTAAAAACAGATTCAGAATTTATGCATGGTTATACTTTAGGTTTATTGCATGGAGAAGGCCATGAAATTTTATATGCAAACCATACTGTGTATAAAAATGAAGGCGCACCAAAAGAAGTTACAGAAACTCAAACTTTTTACGAAAAGCAATATTTAGAAGTAGATAAACCTATTACCTACATAAAATTTAGATTAAAGTATTAG